A genomic segment from Nitrospira sp. MA-1 encodes:
- a CDS encoding TPM domain-containing protein, producing MTMYEKRFVGPLILLLLLVFSAPSLGMTPKEQNLPTPLGYVSDYANLLDEEWHKQIRSVCKDLESSSGIEMLVVTLPTISPLAHAQEYASRLYEAWRIGTAQQERGILLLVAVKERQAVVVVGKNLLPILTPQQLDEISLKHLRPMFRSGEYGINIYRSAVSLSTLAARAPIPKDKPTPQRSAAFWLNIGVVVMMLYALWRFTRPERRHPFPRWKNGEYWGTGQGGFGGNFGGFGGGTGGQGLR from the coding sequence ATGACCATGTATGAAAAGCGGTTTGTCGGTCCGCTCATCCTGCTACTCCTGCTGGTTTTCTCTGCACCCTCGCTGGGAATGACTCCCAAGGAACAAAATCTCCCAACCCCACTGGGATACGTGAGTGACTATGCCAACCTGCTTGATGAGGAATGGCACAAACAAATTCGATCAGTGTGCAAAGACCTTGAATCCTCCTCCGGCATTGAAATGCTGGTGGTGACTCTCCCAACCATCAGCCCTCTTGCCCATGCCCAGGAATATGCTTCCCGCCTCTATGAAGCCTGGCGGATTGGTACGGCGCAACAGGAGCGTGGCATTCTGCTGCTGGTAGCTGTCAAAGAACGCCAGGCCGTGGTGGTGGTTGGAAAGAACCTTTTGCCGATCCTCACTCCACAACAATTGGATGAGATTTCTCTCAAGCATTTGCGCCCCATGTTTCGTTCCGGAGAGTATGGGATCAATATCTACAGATCTGCCGTATCCCTTTCGACGTTGGCCGCTCGGGCTCCTATTCCGAAGGACAAACCCACCCCTCAGCGATCAGCCGCTTTTTGGTTGAACATAGGGGTAGTGGTGATGATGTTGTATGCGTTATGGCGGTTCACCCGTCCCGAACGGCGTCATCCCTTTCCCCGTTGGAAAAATGGAGAGTATTGGGGAACGGGCCAGGGGGGATTTGGTGGAAACTTTGGTGGATTTGGCGGAGGAACGGGTGGCCAGGGCTTACGTTGA
- a CDS encoding nucleotidyltransferase domain-containing protein — protein sequence MPTTTLQSLELPEDLREILEQYLTQLQKDWGADLEGVLLYGSAARGDFIAGRSNINFLVLVRKLSVSGLQRAGQLHRQWGKHHIVAPLVMTQEDLSRSCYLFPLEYFQMQEHHVLLVGKDPFGAGQIDGTQLGWQCEQELLANVFRVRQRFVEGEGRAEAIQALLILSITAVLPCVRGILRALGQPSKRKDVQILECLPSALQFEPTVLLEMLQMKRGINSPGSLEWPKVYDRYLQTLEDLCERVQAVRQNRGL from the coding sequence ATGCCAACAACAACGTTGCAGTCGCTTGAACTTCCCGAGGACCTTCGGGAAATCCTTGAACAATATTTAACGCAGCTTCAGAAGGATTGGGGTGCTGATTTAGAAGGAGTTCTCCTGTATGGAAGTGCGGCCAGGGGAGATTTCATTGCGGGCCGGTCCAATATCAATTTTTTGGTGCTGGTCCGGAAACTTTCAGTGAGCGGGCTTCAGCGTGCAGGGCAATTGCATCGCCAATGGGGTAAGCACCATATCGTCGCACCACTGGTGATGACACAGGAGGACTTGTCCCGATCATGTTATCTGTTCCCCTTGGAATATTTTCAAATGCAAGAGCACCATGTGCTTCTGGTAGGGAAAGACCCATTCGGTGCCGGGCAAATTGATGGGACACAGTTAGGATGGCAATGTGAGCAGGAACTCCTGGCCAATGTGTTTCGGGTGCGGCAACGGTTTGTCGAGGGAGAAGGACGAGCGGAGGCCATCCAGGCTTTGCTGATTTTATCCATTACTGCCGTTCTCCCCTGTGTGCGAGGAATTCTTCGGGCCTTAGGACAACCCTCAAAGAGAAAAGATGTACAGATTCTTGAATGCCTCCCTTCTGCCTTGCAGTTTGAACCCACGGTCCTCCTAGAAATGCTTCAGATGAAGCGAGGCATCAATAGTCCGGGTTCCCTTGAATGGCCAAAGGTGTATGATCGATATCTTCAGACTTTGGAGGACTTGTGCGAACGGGTTCAGGCGGTTCGTCAGAATAGGGGGCTATGA
- a CDS encoding FAD-dependent monooxygenase has product MDLQTQVVIVGAGGGGAVLGLLLARKGIANIVLEQASGPPQGLRGEILQPNGQQILQGLGLLDQLPVHAYKPVRFFHFRQSGGTRLCTIDYGMLPPPFNRALVMWPHVVHHTILDALRRENPEGLRYGATFQSLIRNGKGIVGVKADIGGSPVTIGSQLVVGADGPFSEVRGALGIPTALHRYLDSYLVAMLESPGPLEEAQYYVGKKSILGIFPAAGQKVYAFYMVSSDSLNQVKADGVSALREKWKTIAPDLAPVFDSLLDWNQTTYMGTGRVRAKTWVQDGAVVMGDAAHGMNPHASQGRMQAMVDAVTLAEVLEECHRTGNWSTSALKRFETQRRPQVTMLQRLADEEVFFWNTGNPLLGMLRDRVFSTMDKNPRLQYQILTATAGLRTTSPFGWVDRFQAAGLLPDPRAHQIPDHARSA; this is encoded by the coding sequence GTGGACCTACAGACACAGGTTGTGATCGTCGGTGCTGGTGGCGGGGGAGCTGTCCTGGGCCTTCTCTTAGCCCGAAAAGGGATTGCCAACATTGTTCTGGAACAGGCTTCGGGGCCTCCGCAGGGCTTGCGGGGGGAGATTCTTCAACCCAATGGACAGCAAATTCTTCAGGGGCTCGGCCTCTTAGACCAACTGCCTGTTCATGCCTACAAACCGGTGAGATTTTTTCATTTCCGTCAAAGTGGAGGAACGCGGCTCTGTACCATTGACTATGGGATGTTGCCGCCGCCTTTTAATCGGGCGCTGGTGATGTGGCCTCATGTCGTTCATCACACCATTCTCGACGCTCTGCGCCGGGAGAATCCAGAGGGACTTCGGTATGGGGCAACCTTTCAGTCCCTTATCCGCAATGGCAAAGGCATCGTAGGCGTCAAAGCGGACATAGGGGGAAGCCCGGTTACTATTGGATCTCAATTGGTGGTTGGGGCAGACGGACCGTTTTCTGAGGTTCGAGGAGCCCTTGGGATTCCCACGGCACTTCATCGATATCTCGACAGTTATCTCGTGGCCATGTTGGAATCACCAGGTCCACTTGAGGAAGCCCAGTATTATGTGGGCAAAAAATCTATTCTGGGAATTTTTCCTGCGGCCGGTCAAAAGGTCTATGCCTTTTATATGGTTTCGTCCGATTCTCTGAATCAGGTCAAGGCCGATGGGGTGTCGGCCCTTCGGGAAAAATGGAAAACCATTGCTCCGGATCTTGCCCCGGTTTTTGACTCCTTACTGGATTGGAATCAGACGACCTATATGGGAACCGGGAGGGTCCGGGCGAAAACCTGGGTTCAGGATGGGGCCGTCGTCATGGGTGATGCCGCGCATGGGATGAATCCACATGCCTCCCAGGGACGGATGCAGGCGATGGTCGATGCCGTCACCCTCGCGGAAGTCCTTGAGGAATGTCACCGGACCGGAAATTGGTCGACGTCCGCTCTTAAGCGGTTTGAAACACAACGGCGCCCACAGGTCACCATGTTGCAGCGCCTGGCTGATGAAGAGGTCTTTTTCTGGAATACCGGAAATCCTCTCCTAGGAATGCTGCGAGACCGTGTGTTCTCTACGATGGATAAAAATCCGCGTTTGCAATATCAAATCTTGACGGCCACAGCAGGGCTGCGGACCACATCACCATTTGGATGGGTGGATCGGTTTCAAGCTGCAGGATTGTTACCCGATCCCCGGGCCCACCAGATTCCCGATCATGCCCGGTCTGCATAA
- a CDS encoding response regulator: METTGTESSVPQANILIVEDEEGPREALKLILSPYFNLFTVDRAEIAHQILKTHPIDLITLDLKLPDLSGNDLLSQIRKDGKDVDIIIITGYGTLQSAIEAIRHGVAAYILKPFNVAELLDTINNTLDRRRRYSSLQAALQAFGSLWASGIDVKSALANIKTLLAAKHPELIQHGSRVNFYAALLIEHLQLTKEEQEGIQLGAYLHDIGKIGIHDHLISGLHSPTEQDQELLKCHPAIGGKMMKGLPFHACVEQIILHHHEKFNGSGYPDGLIGEQIPLSARIVGLANIFDHFVTGYGSQRAMPVPEAREKIRQEAGKSVDPHLAELFAKVVW; this comes from the coding sequence ATGGAAACTACTGGTACTGAATCCTCCGTCCCTCAAGCAAATATTTTAATTGTTGAGGACGAGGAAGGTCCGCGCGAGGCCTTAAAATTAATTCTTTCTCCCTACTTCAATCTCTTTACGGTTGATCGGGCTGAAATTGCGCATCAAATTCTCAAAACCCACCCCATTGATCTCATCACCCTCGATTTAAAACTCCCTGATCTGTCAGGAAACGATCTTCTTTCTCAGATTCGGAAAGACGGGAAAGATGTGGATATCATCATCATCACCGGATATGGCACACTCCAATCCGCCATCGAAGCCATCCGCCACGGGGTGGCCGCCTATATTCTCAAGCCATTCAATGTGGCCGAGCTGCTTGACACAATCAATAACACGCTCGATCGCCGTCGCCGTTATTCCTCCCTTCAAGCCGCGTTGCAAGCATTTGGAAGCCTTTGGGCTTCCGGGATCGATGTCAAATCCGCCCTGGCCAATATTAAAACCCTCCTGGCAGCCAAACACCCCGAACTGATTCAACATGGAAGCCGGGTGAATTTTTATGCCGCTCTGCTCATTGAACATCTTCAATTAACCAAGGAGGAGCAGGAGGGCATACAACTCGGGGCCTATCTCCATGACATCGGGAAAATCGGCATTCATGATCACCTCATTTCCGGACTTCATTCCCCGACGGAACAAGACCAGGAACTTCTCAAATGCCATCCCGCCATCGGAGGCAAAATGATGAAGGGCCTTCCATTTCATGCCTGTGTCGAACAGATCATCCTCCATCACCATGAAAAATTTAATGGGTCCGGATATCCGGATGGATTAATCGGCGAACAAATTCCCTTGTCGGCACGCATTGTCGGGCTGGCGAATATCTTCGATCATTTCGTGACCGGCTATGGTTCCCAAAGGGCTATGCCCGTCCCGGAAGCACGAGAAAAAATTCGCCAGGAAGCGGGCAAAAGTGTCGATCCCCATCTGGCAGAATTATTCGCGAAAGTCGTCTGGTAG
- a CDS encoding PAS domain S-box protein, translating into MTKNLQGASKITTPVQSVEKWEQAFDALTDHVMILDSTGTIVWTNRAIRDQVQPKIGPLVGQHYRIPYYGATIPKNPPPWETVLAGALSAVVETQFPSLPGDFLVSCYPLFDSNGIQWGAISVVKDITERKRIDEALRKIAQSDPAPGSMAFLRFLVRDLCQALNVPYAILAELESPTHPLTQTVAIWSNGTFGENMPWTPPPRIFEELLKVKGCHGDNLESPLFPPDSPLGSWSIISYLGTALRGQTGQIIGLLFIFSPMAIRNIHVAQSIIQLFAARAAGELQRKKAEDALRDSEQRYRAIVEHAYDLIIETTATGECQYVTPNCLKVLGYGAADMLGKSFFDFVHPEERGPLSASFHSHLKALQEIDMVCRLQTKQSEWRWFESHIHPFRTSVGTVVGVIVTRDITEWKRLEEERIRATKLESVGLLAGGIAHDFNNILTSVFANIGLAKMVTAKHTPPHGEKVIERLEAAEKACLRARDLTKQLLTFAKGGAPVKSTTSVASIITDTIQFALRGSAVRCTTHLPDDLWPVEVDEGQISQVIQNLVINSDQAMPEGGTISVVAKKFLVNAQSTLPLKSGKYVCVSVADQGIGIPDDHLQKIFDPYFTTKQKGSGLGLATTYSIMKRHGGHVTVTSSLGHGTCFTLYLPASTSLTTKNEETPESLVQGTGRILVMDDEEDIQDVLGKMLEHLGFDVDYTDDGLKAIALYTRAVQDGNPYVATILDLTIPGGMGGKETLRLIKDYDPDAKVIVSSGYSNDPVMAHASQFGFSGFIAKPYNLLDLSKVLSRIF; encoded by the coding sequence ATGACTAAGAACCTTCAAGGGGCTTCAAAAATAACCACCCCTGTGCAGTCGGTCGAGAAATGGGAGCAGGCCTTTGATGCCCTCACGGATCATGTCATGATTTTAGACAGCACAGGGACGATTGTCTGGACCAATCGAGCCATTCGTGACCAGGTCCAACCAAAAATCGGCCCATTGGTCGGACAACATTACCGCATACCCTACTATGGAGCGACCATCCCTAAAAACCCTCCGCCATGGGAAACGGTGTTAGCAGGCGCCCTGTCTGCGGTGGTGGAAACACAGTTTCCTTCTCTCCCAGGGGATTTCCTGGTCTCATGCTACCCCCTCTTCGACTCCAATGGCATTCAATGGGGTGCCATTTCTGTGGTTAAAGATATTACAGAACGCAAACGGATTGATGAAGCACTGCGAAAAATAGCCCAAAGTGATCCGGCTCCCGGCAGTATGGCGTTTTTGCGATTTCTGGTGAGAGATCTCTGTCAGGCCCTAAATGTGCCCTATGCCATATTAGCGGAATTGGAATCGCCGACTCACCCGCTCACCCAAACTGTCGCCATTTGGTCCAACGGGACCTTTGGCGAGAATATGCCTTGGACGCCACCTCCCAGGATTTTTGAAGAACTTTTGAAAGTCAAAGGATGCCATGGGGACAATTTGGAATCGCCGCTCTTTCCTCCCGACTCCCCTCTCGGGTCATGGTCGATCATCAGCTATTTGGGAACGGCCCTCCGTGGCCAGACGGGACAAATTATCGGGCTCCTGTTTATCTTTAGTCCAATGGCCATTCGCAACATTCATGTGGCGCAATCCATCATTCAACTCTTTGCAGCTAGAGCGGCAGGTGAACTCCAACGTAAAAAAGCCGAAGATGCCTTGCGGGATAGTGAGCAGCGCTATCGAGCCATCGTGGAACATGCCTATGACTTAATCATTGAAACCACCGCGACGGGTGAATGTCAGTACGTCACACCAAATTGTCTCAAGGTCCTGGGCTATGGGGCTGCCGACATGCTGGGAAAAAGTTTTTTTGACTTTGTCCATCCCGAAGAACGGGGGCCTTTATCTGCGTCCTTTCATTCTCATCTCAAGGCACTTCAGGAAATTGATATGGTATGCCGGTTGCAAACGAAACAGTCTGAGTGGCGATGGTTTGAAAGTCACATCCATCCCTTCCGAACCAGCGTCGGGACGGTCGTGGGCGTGATCGTGACACGAGACATCACGGAATGGAAACGCCTGGAGGAAGAACGCATACGTGCCACCAAACTCGAGTCTGTTGGGTTACTGGCCGGCGGGATTGCGCATGATTTCAATAATATTCTCACGTCCGTATTTGCCAATATCGGGCTGGCCAAAATGGTCACGGCCAAACATACGCCACCCCATGGAGAGAAAGTTATTGAACGACTGGAGGCGGCAGAAAAAGCCTGTTTGCGTGCGCGGGACCTTACCAAGCAACTGCTGACTTTTGCGAAAGGAGGGGCTCCGGTTAAAAGCACGACATCGGTGGCCTCAATCATTACCGACACGATTCAATTTGCCTTACGAGGCTCTGCCGTCCGATGCACCACGCATCTTCCCGATGACCTCTGGCCGGTTGAGGTCGATGAAGGACAAATCAGTCAGGTCATACAAAATCTTGTGATTAATAGCGACCAGGCGATGCCGGAGGGAGGCACCATTAGCGTCGTCGCAAAGAAATTTCTGGTGAACGCTCAATCCACCCTTCCTCTCAAATCCGGCAAGTATGTCTGTGTATCCGTCGCTGATCAAGGGATCGGCATTCCTGACGACCATCTCCAAAAGATCTTTGATCCTTACTTTACAACCAAACAAAAAGGGAGCGGACTGGGCCTCGCCACGACCTATTCCATCATGAAACGACATGGAGGGCATGTGACCGTGACCTCTTCTCTCGGCCACGGCACATGCTTCACCCTGTATCTCCCCGCTTCAACCTCCCTGACGACGAAAAACGAGGAGACACCGGAAAGCCTCGTGCAAGGAACAGGACGGATTTTAGTGATGGATGATGAAGAGGACATCCAGGATGTGCTAGGGAAAATGCTCGAGCACCTCGGATTTGACGTGGACTATACCGACGATGGGCTGAAAGCCATTGCGCTCTATACTCGTGCCGTTCAGGACGGCAATCCCTATGTGGCCACCATTCTTGATCTCACTATACCCGGAGGAATGGGAGGGAAGGAAACGTTGCGCCTCATTAAAGACTATGATCCAGATGCCAAAGTGATTGTTTCAAGCGGGTATTCCAACGACCCGGTCATGGCGCATGCCAGCCAATTCGGATTTTCAGGTTTTATTGCCAAACCGTATAATCTCCTTGATCTGTCTAAAGTTTTAAGTCGTATCTTTTGA
- the mtnA gene encoding S-methyl-5-thioribose-1-phosphate isomerase codes for MIPTVEWKNNHVVILDQRALPGEVRFLHCGTYQEVAEAIRNLSVRGAPAIGVTAALGIALGARQCEETQHERFSGYMEEVCRTLAATRPTAVNLFWAVDRMKRVMTDMSSAPVQEIQKRLQEEALVILEEDLRVNRAIGTFGAAIIRDGDHILTHCNAGALATAGYGTALGVVRAAWEQGKKIRVFADETRPVLQGARLTAWELQQDGIPVTLITDNAAGALMRQGRIHCCVVGADRIAANGDVANKIGTYSVAVLAHAHGIPFYVAAPSSTIDMETADGNGIPIEERSPSEVTSLHSGQMIAPHGVEVWNPAFDVTPADLIAGIITERGIFAPQALSEHFSSTCS; via the coding sequence ATGATTCCAACGGTTGAATGGAAAAATAATCATGTCGTGATTCTGGATCAACGGGCCCTCCCCGGAGAAGTGCGATTTCTTCATTGTGGCACCTATCAGGAGGTGGCTGAAGCGATTCGGAATTTGAGCGTACGGGGTGCGCCTGCCATTGGAGTGACGGCGGCTTTGGGCATCGCCTTAGGGGCCCGGCAATGTGAGGAGACTCAGCATGAGCGGTTTTCCGGCTATATGGAAGAGGTCTGTCGCACGCTGGCCGCGACGCGTCCGACCGCCGTGAATTTATTCTGGGCCGTCGACCGGATGAAACGTGTGATGACGGATATGTCCAGTGCACCTGTTCAAGAAATCCAAAAACGATTACAGGAAGAAGCTCTGGTTATTTTGGAGGAGGACCTTCGGGTGAACCGGGCCATTGGCACGTTTGGCGCCGCAATTATTCGTGATGGAGATCATATTCTCACGCATTGTAACGCCGGAGCCCTGGCAACGGCAGGCTATGGAACGGCTTTGGGAGTGGTCAGGGCGGCCTGGGAGCAGGGGAAAAAGATTCGGGTCTTTGCCGATGAGACCCGACCCGTTCTCCAAGGGGCCCGTCTGACGGCCTGGGAGCTTCAGCAGGATGGTATTCCCGTGACCTTGATTACCGATAATGCGGCGGGGGCCCTGATGCGACAGGGCCGGATTCACTGTTGCGTCGTGGGGGCTGACCGGATTGCTGCCAATGGCGATGTGGCCAATAAGATCGGAACCTATTCGGTGGCGGTCCTGGCCCATGCCCATGGCATCCCTTTTTATGTGGCCGCCCCTTCATCGACCATTGATATGGAAACAGCGGATGGGAACGGTATTCCCATTGAAGAGCGGAGCCCGTCCGAAGTGACCTCTTTGCATAGTGGGCAAATGATTGCTCCTCACGGTGTGGAAGTCTGGAACCCGGCATTCGACGTGACCCCGGCCGACTTGATTGCCGGTATCATCACTGAACGGGGTATTTTTGCTCCACAAGCCTTATCCGAACATTTTTCGTCGACCTGTTCCTGA
- a CDS encoding AsmA-like C-terminal region-containing protein, with protein MRWSGKQMFWWGAFAALILTIALIVLPLFLNPDYLKNLALQQIQRTFGSHVTVGQTSFALFPSPHFLVSDIVVQEQPESHAVFRAKSMSLDLGIWPLLMKKIVVREFLVESPEIELRRESGGEWRFLSYASNDSPIVSLAEFLVLGKFEVTDGKIIVIDESPRESVRGFVIEDVAFVSETSHEGSSIDSTFDLSGKIRQTEELAPFRIKGELEALWETPLHSVINEPVGFEQITFSGKVRADDLEIKQIGEFLPNGQSLVEVPGTLSVKSQVTWVQNAKTSRLSLSKINLSSSFIDLDGSANTEMLEDGHHMMGFSMRSSNVDLDMIRQYLPRTWMPDDLLPVWGTGEWGGGLNIAEARVTGSTREDVRTSVTGTFRLTDGYLRIPDWPTTDHIQGTVVVEPDRIQLSEVHGIYDGIPVEVTEGLFLLKESGPWGNVGIQGPVPAEKVRQVVTQLGAPTDFGLLSSWKVLDGTGLLRLQFTGNLLESPGLMFQSGEFNPEGLVIQIPGLPHPLTEGHGTIIFSRESTVFQGIQGNVGAFPLALNGTINYQGVPRFDSLTIQGGFAGEDLLPVSETQATSPGMQMTGPLTASVILTGPTGHPKLKGWIDARDALIAVPSLLRKHAGQDGRLEFEGQFRPGSRVHFERVELIMLPLRLRGQGTIRYRPKVTWEARFDSGPVYLGVLPEGIRVLGDIIQSGILEVQLKGSGRGTDWTQWNTKGWVALTEGVVALRGMTDPISNLFVRLKVDENLLDLKRMEFRLKNSEAVITGFMKNWKTTPIVSVLFDSPQFDIDLLIPKEGRSAIRDGIEWLAAHGSLEGSVYIDRPSYKTLSGKKLSGVLRIHDNLVSVDKVQAIVAEHGTVGGRFFVHLPENRPAAMRASFQAKDLPFENVLSLFGEERRWITGKMAVRGMLQGHGRDDRGIIPTLNGSLEVSLGEGYIRKGTIVPRILTLLNLPHVLREKVDLEANGFPFTTVSSKLTVEDGVFSTKDMLIQSPIMKISAAGMYDWKGDRLEGISAVSPFGAYSDLLKDLPLFGRIFSGDRKGIATAMFSIAGPLGEPEVEYLPMESVKTGLTGLAKLAFDVLKNTLTLPYDLLKGSKGDEDSLSPDSNISGVPGTL; from the coding sequence GTGCGATGGTCCGGCAAACAGATGTTCTGGTGGGGCGCATTCGCTGCCCTCATCTTGACGATTGCGCTGATCGTGCTTCCCTTGTTTTTAAATCCCGATTATCTGAAGAATCTGGCTCTGCAACAAATTCAACGCACGTTTGGTTCGCACGTGACGGTGGGACAGACTTCCTTCGCTCTATTTCCCTCTCCGCATTTTTTGGTTTCGGACATTGTGGTTCAGGAGCAGCCTGAGTCGCATGCGGTGTTTCGTGCGAAATCCATGAGTTTGGACCTGGGAATCTGGCCGTTGCTCATGAAAAAAATTGTGGTGCGGGAGTTTTTGGTAGAGTCTCCCGAAATTGAATTGCGTCGTGAGTCAGGGGGGGAATGGCGTTTTCTGAGCTATGCCAGCAATGATTCGCCCATTGTGTCCTTAGCGGAATTTCTGGTGCTGGGAAAATTTGAGGTGACGGACGGCAAAATTATCGTGATTGATGAGTCACCTCGAGAAAGCGTTCGAGGATTTGTTATTGAAGATGTGGCCTTCGTCTCTGAGACCAGTCATGAAGGGTCCTCAATTGACTCGACGTTCGATTTGTCTGGAAAAATCCGTCAGACCGAAGAGTTGGCGCCTTTTCGCATCAAGGGGGAACTTGAGGCGCTTTGGGAGACTCCGCTGCATTCCGTCATCAACGAGCCGGTTGGTTTTGAGCAGATTACCTTCTCCGGGAAGGTGAGGGCTGATGACTTGGAGATCAAGCAAATTGGGGAATTCCTGCCGAACGGTCAATCGCTGGTGGAGGTCCCCGGTACGCTGTCGGTCAAGTCTCAGGTCACCTGGGTCCAGAATGCGAAAACTTCCCGACTTTCTCTCTCTAAAATTAACCTGTCCAGTTCTTTTATTGATTTGGATGGTTCGGCCAATACTGAAATGCTGGAAGACGGACATCATATGATGGGGTTCTCCATGCGATCCTCCAATGTGGATCTCGACATGATTCGACAATATCTGCCCAGGACGTGGATGCCGGATGACCTGCTGCCCGTATGGGGCACAGGCGAGTGGGGAGGCGGACTGAATATTGCCGAAGCACGGGTTACCGGCTCCACGCGTGAAGATGTGAGGACTTCCGTCACCGGCACGTTTCGTTTAACCGATGGCTATCTCCGTATTCCTGATTGGCCTACCACCGACCACATCCAAGGGACGGTGGTGGTGGAACCCGATCGAATTCAATTGTCCGAGGTGCACGGCATTTATGACGGTATTCCGGTTGAAGTGACGGAAGGCCTCTTTTTGTTAAAAGAGTCAGGCCCGTGGGGGAATGTGGGCATTCAAGGGCCTGTACCTGCGGAGAAGGTTCGACAGGTCGTGACGCAGTTGGGAGCGCCAACCGATTTTGGTCTGTTGAGTTCATGGAAGGTCTTGGATGGCACCGGCCTGCTTCGCCTGCAGTTTACCGGTAATCTTTTGGAATCTCCCGGATTGATGTTCCAGTCTGGTGAGTTTAATCCTGAGGGCCTGGTGATTCAGATTCCGGGTCTTCCTCATCCTTTGACTGAAGGCCACGGTACGATTATTTTTTCCCGGGAGAGTACCGTGTTTCAAGGCATACAGGGAAATGTGGGTGCCTTCCCACTGGCGTTGAATGGGACTATCAACTATCAGGGAGTCCCCCGGTTTGATTCGCTCACCATTCAGGGCGGGTTTGCCGGTGAGGACCTGTTGCCGGTTTCCGAGACTCAGGCGACATCACCTGGGATGCAAATGACCGGTCCGCTTACCGCCTCGGTCATTCTGACCGGTCCGACCGGTCATCCCAAATTGAAAGGGTGGATTGATGCGCGAGACGCTCTCATTGCCGTACCGTCTCTTTTGCGGAAACATGCGGGTCAGGATGGACGCCTTGAGTTTGAGGGACAGTTCCGTCCCGGGAGTCGGGTGCATTTTGAACGAGTGGAACTGATCATGCTGCCTCTACGTCTTCGGGGACAGGGGACCATACGGTATCGCCCGAAGGTCACCTGGGAGGCCCGGTTTGATTCCGGACCGGTGTATTTAGGTGTGCTGCCGGAAGGCATCCGTGTTCTGGGAGATATCATCCAGTCAGGAATTCTCGAAGTTCAACTGAAAGGCAGCGGACGCGGAACCGATTGGACCCAGTGGAACACCAAAGGTTGGGTCGCCTTAACCGAAGGGGTCGTGGCTCTTCGCGGGATGACCGATCCAATTTCGAATTTGTTTGTTCGACTGAAAGTGGATGAGAATCTGCTTGATCTGAAGCGCATGGAGTTTCGCCTGAAAAATAGTGAAGCCGTCATCACGGGATTTATGAAAAACTGGAAAACCACACCGATCGTCAGTGTCCTGTTTGACTCGCCTCAATTCGATATTGATTTACTGATTCCCAAGGAAGGACGATCAGCCATCCGGGATGGGATCGAGTGGTTAGCAGCGCATGGATCGCTGGAAGGTTCTGTGTATATCGACCGTCCGAGCTATAAGACGCTTTCCGGAAAAAAATTATCGGGCGTGTTGAGGATTCATGACAATCTGGTGTCAGTGGATAAAGTGCAAGCGATAGTGGCGGAACATGGCACCGTCGGGGGGCGGTTCTTTGTTCATCTTCCTGAAAATCGACCGGCCGCCATGCGCGCGTCATTTCAGGCGAAGGATTTGCCTTTTGAGAACGTCTTGAGTCTCTTTGGCGAGGAACGTCGATGGATCACCGGAAAGATGGCTGTGCGAGGCATGCTCCAAGGCCATGGGCGGGATGACCGCGGCATCATTCCCACTCTCAATGGAAGTCTTGAAGTTTCGCTGGGCGAAGGCTATATCCGTAAAGGCACTATTGTCCCGCGAATATTGACGCTTTTAAACTTACCGCATGTCCTCAGGGAAAAAGTTGATCTTGAAGCGAATGGATTTCCGTTTACGACCGTGAGCAGCAAACTTACGGTGGAAGACGGTGTATTTTCCACCAAAGATATGTTGATACAGAGTCCAATCATGAAAATCTCGGCGGCAGGCATGTATGACTGGAAAGGTGATCGGCTTGAAGGCATTTCCGCCGTCAGCCCTTTTGGGGCCTATTCGGATCTCTTGAAAGACCTTCCTCTCTTTGGACGAATTTTTTCCGGAGATCGGAAGGGCATCGCCACAGCCATGTTTTCAATTGCAGGACCGTTGGGTGAGCCGGAGGTCGAATATCTTCCCATGGAATCCGTGAAAACAGGGTTGACCGGTTTGGCCAAATTAGCGTTTGATGTTTTGAAAAATACATTGACTCTGCCCTATGATTTATTGAAAGGCTCTAAGGGAGACGAGGATTCCCTCTCTCCTGATTCCAACATATCCGGCGTACCCGGTACCTTGTGA